In Streptomyces sp. NBC_00306, a single genomic region encodes these proteins:
- a CDS encoding pyridoxamine 5'-phosphate oxidase family protein: MSTEEARAVELLGRVPYGRLATSMRAMPFVAPARHIVLDGSVLLRIHRGFGYHSACNGSVVAYGADNLNSGAAVRWSVQFSGTAEVVQPSEEMLRLFGEQPHHMNGEAFDPVYLRIEPRFVTVHTMDYLEERPTRHAA, encoded by the coding sequence ATGTCCACCGAGGAAGCCCGCGCGGTCGAACTGCTCGGACGCGTGCCGTACGGCCGGCTGGCGACGAGCATGCGGGCCATGCCGTTCGTCGCGCCGGCCCGGCACATCGTGCTGGACGGCAGCGTCCTCCTGCGGATACACCGCGGTTTCGGCTACCACAGCGCGTGCAACGGCAGCGTGGTGGCCTACGGCGCGGACAACCTCAACTCCGGTGCGGCGGTCCGCTGGTCCGTGCAGTTCAGCGGTACGGCGGAGGTGGTCCAGCCGTCCGAGGAGATGCTGCGGCTCTTCGGGGAGCAGCCGCACCACATGAACGGCGAGGCGTTCGATCCCGTCTATCTGCGGATCGAACCCCGGTTCGTGACCGTGCACACGATGGACTATCTCGAAGAGCGTC
- a CDS encoding response regulator transcription factor — MPEDGKITVFLLDDHEVVRRGVHELLSGEEDIEVVGEAGTAADALVRIPATSPDVAILDVRLPDGSGVEVCREVRSADEHIKCLMLTSFSDDEALFDAIMAGASGYVLKAIRGNELLTAVRDVAAGRSLLDPVATARVLERLRGGNSPKSDEKLASLTEQERRILDLIGEGLTNRVIGERLHLAEKTIKNYVSSLLSKLGMERRSQAAAYVARIQAEREYR, encoded by the coding sequence GTGCCCGAAGACGGAAAAATCACCGTATTTCTTCTTGACGATCATGAGGTCGTGCGCCGCGGAGTCCACGAACTGCTCTCCGGCGAGGAGGACATCGAGGTCGTCGGAGAGGCGGGCACGGCGGCAGACGCCCTGGTCAGAATCCCTGCGACCAGCCCTGATGTCGCCATTCTCGATGTTCGGCTGCCCGACGGCAGCGGTGTCGAGGTCTGCCGCGAGGTTCGTTCCGCCGATGAGCACATCAAATGTCTGATGCTCACCTCGTTCTCCGACGACGAGGCACTTTTCGACGCGATCATGGCCGGCGCGTCGGGATACGTACTGAAGGCGATCCGCGGGAACGAGCTGTTGACGGCGGTGCGGGACGTGGCGGCCGGCCGGTCGCTGCTCGACCCCGTGGCGACCGCCCGGGTGCTGGAGCGGCTGCGGGGCGGCAACAGCCCGAAGAGCGACGAGAAGCTGGCTTCCCTGACCGAGCAGGAACGCAGGATCCTGGACCTGATCGGCGAGGGACTGACCAACCGGGTCATCGGCGAGCGGCTGCACCTCGCCGAGAAGACCATCAAGAACTACGTCTCGAGCCTGCTGTCCAAACTGGGCATGGAGCGGCGTTCACAGGCCGCCGCCTACGTGGCCCGGATACAGGCGGAGCGCGAGTACCGCTGA
- the pdhA gene encoding pyruvate dehydrogenase (acetyl-transferring) E1 component subunit alpha, which yields MTVESTAARKPRRSSKRVSAAKKPQGSEPQLVQLLTPEGERIEHPEYSIDLTPEELRGLYRDMVLTRRFDAEATSLQRQGELGLWASLLGQEAAQIGSGRALRDDDYVFPTYREHGVAWCRGVDPTNLLGMFRGVNHGGWDPNTNNFHLYTIVIGSQTLHATGYAMGVAKDGADSAVIAYFGDGASSQGDVAESFTFSAVYNAPVVFFCQNNQWAISEPTEKQTRVPLYQRAQGFGFPGIRVDGNDVLACLAVTRSALERARRGEGPTLVEAFTYRMGAHTTSDDPTKYRADEERQGWEAKDPILRLRTYLENAVLDKNEAEAFFTSLEEESEMLGKRVREAVRAMPDPDDLAIFENVYADGHALVDEERAQFLAYQASFAEEGN from the coding sequence GTGACCGTGGAGAGCACTGCCGCGCGCAAACCGCGACGCAGCAGCAAGCGCGTCAGCGCCGCGAAGAAGCCACAGGGCTCGGAGCCCCAGCTCGTACAGCTGCTGACGCCCGAGGGCGAGCGGATCGAGCACCCCGAGTACAGCATCGATCTGACGCCCGAGGAGCTGCGCGGCCTGTACCGCGACATGGTTCTCACGCGCCGCTTCGACGCCGAGGCCACCTCCCTGCAGAGGCAGGGAGAGCTCGGGCTGTGGGCATCACTGCTGGGCCAGGAGGCCGCACAGATCGGGTCGGGTCGCGCGCTGCGCGACGACGACTACGTCTTCCCGACCTACCGCGAGCACGGTGTCGCCTGGTGCCGCGGTGTCGACCCCACCAATCTGCTCGGCATGTTCCGCGGTGTGAACCACGGTGGGTGGGACCCGAACACCAACAACTTCCACCTGTACACGATCGTCATCGGCTCGCAGACGCTGCACGCCACCGGCTACGCGATGGGCGTGGCCAAGGACGGTGCCGACTCGGCCGTGATCGCGTACTTCGGTGACGGCGCGTCCAGCCAGGGCGACGTCGCGGAATCGTTCACCTTCTCCGCGGTCTACAACGCTCCCGTGGTGTTCTTCTGCCAGAACAACCAGTGGGCGATCTCGGAGCCGACCGAGAAGCAGACCCGGGTGCCGCTCTACCAGCGCGCCCAGGGCTTCGGCTTCCCCGGTATCCGCGTCGACGGCAACGACGTGCTCGCCTGCCTGGCCGTGACCCGGTCCGCGCTGGAGCGCGCCCGCCGCGGCGAGGGCCCGACCCTGGTCGAGGCGTTCACCTACCGCATGGGCGCGCACACCACCTCGGACGACCCGACGAAGTACCGGGCCGACGAGGAGCGCCAGGGGTGGGAGGCGAAGGACCCGATCCTGCGGCTCCGTACGTATCTGGAGAACGCCGTTCTCGACAAGAACGAGGCCGAAGCCTTCTTCACCTCCCTGGAGGAGGAGAGCGAGATGCTCGGCAAGCGGGTCCGTGAGGCGGTGCGGGCCATGCCCGACCCGGACGACCTGGCGATCTTCGAGAATGTCTACGCAGACGGGCACGCCCTCGTCGACGAGGAGCGCGCTCAGTTCCTCGCGTACCAGGCGTCCTTCGCCGAGGAGGGCAACTGA
- a CDS encoding alpha-ketoacid dehydrogenase subunit beta — MAATKLPLAKAINESLRKALETDPKVLIMGEDVGKLGGVFRVTDGLQKDFGEERVIDTPLAESGIVGTAIGLALRGYRPVVEIQFDGFVFPAYDQIVTQLAKMHARALGKIKMPVVIRIPYGGGIGAVEHHSESPEALFAHVAGLKVISPSNSSDAYWMMQQAIQSDDPVIFFEPKRRYWDKSEVDTEAIPGPLHTARVLRTGTDLTLAAYGPMVKVCVEAAAAAEEEGKSIEVLDLRSMSPIDFDTIQTSVEKTRRLVVVHEAPVFYGSGAEIAARITERCFYHLEAPVLRVGGFHAPYPPARLEEEYLPGLDRVLDAVDRSLAY, encoded by the coding sequence ATGGCCGCCACCAAACTTCCCCTCGCCAAAGCGATCAACGAATCGCTGCGCAAGGCCCTGGAGACCGACCCCAAGGTCCTGATCATGGGTGAGGACGTCGGCAAGCTCGGCGGTGTCTTCCGGGTCACCGACGGACTGCAGAAGGACTTCGGCGAGGAGCGGGTGATCGACACCCCGCTCGCCGAGTCCGGCATCGTCGGCACGGCGATCGGTCTCGCGCTGCGCGGCTACCGGCCCGTCGTGGAGATCCAGTTCGACGGCTTCGTCTTCCCGGCGTACGACCAGATCGTCACCCAGCTCGCGAAGATGCACGCCCGCGCGCTCGGCAAGATCAAGATGCCGGTCGTCATCCGCATTCCCTACGGCGGCGGCATCGGCGCGGTCGAGCACCACTCCGAGTCCCCCGAGGCGCTCTTCGCCCATGTGGCGGGCCTCAAGGTGATCTCGCCGTCGAACTCCTCCGACGCCTACTGGATGATGCAGCAGGCCATCCAGAGCGACGACCCGGTCATCTTCTTCGAGCCCAAGCGCCGTTACTGGGACAAGAGCGAGGTCGACACCGAGGCGATCCCCGGACCCCTCCACACCGCCCGTGTCCTGCGGACCGGCACCGACCTCACACTGGCCGCGTACGGTCCGATGGTGAAGGTCTGCGTCGAGGCCGCGGCCGCCGCGGAGGAGGAGGGCAAGTCCATCGAGGTCCTGGACCTGCGATCGATGTCGCCCATCGACTTCGACACCATCCAGACGTCGGTCGAGAAGACCCGCCGGCTGGTCGTGGTGCACGAGGCCCCCGTCTTCTACGGCTCCGGCGCGGAGATCGCCGCTCGCATCACCGAGCGGTGCTTCTACCACCTGGAGGCTCCGGTGCTCAGGGTCGGCGGGTTCCATGCGCCGTATCCGCCGGCGCGGCTCGAGGAGGAGTACCTCCCGGGTCTTGACCGGGTGCTGGACGCCGTCGACCGCTCGCTCGCGTACTGA